The Elusimicrobiota bacterium genomic sequence AGTCCTGCCGGGCGCACCGCTTCGTCAGGGATTAAGAGGAGCTTCCACAAGCTTTCGTATCCGCGCCGCGTCCTCGGCGTCGGGCGCCAACGCCAGGTACTCCCGGAAATGCGTCGCGGCCAGGTCCCGGCGGCCCGAGGCCAGGGCGAGACGCCCCAGGTTGAAATGGGCGACCGCGTCCCAGGGGCGCAGCTCGAGGGCCCGGGCGTAGGCCTTGAGCGCCTCCCCCGCAGCGCCACGGCGCTCGGCCAAGAGGCCGCGCAGGCTCCAAGCGTCGGCGTCTCCCGAGTTGCCGTTTGTGGCCGCGCCCACCATCCTATCTGCCTCCCCCAAGCGGCCTTGCTTATAATAAAGAAGCCCTAGGTTGAAATACGCGGCGGGATGGCGGGGATTGACCGAGACGGCTCGCCGCAAAGCCTCCTCGGCCTCGGCGGCTCGGCCCTCGCGCGCCAGGCACACCCCCAAGGCGCTCCAGGCCCCGGCCGAGACTGGATTTCCACGGAGCGCGGCCTCGGCGTAGGACCGGTCGCTCAACCACGCTGGTTGCCGCGCCAAACTTTGCCCGGCGTAGAGAGCGGCGAGGAGGCCGGCCAGAATCAAGCGCCGGCGCAGGGCCCAGGCCGCGGCAACGCAGAAGGAGATGGACGGAATGTAGAGGAATCTCTCGGCACCGATGGTGTCGAGCCGGATCACGAGGTGGGAGGTTGGCAGCAGAGGCAGGAAGAAAATAAGACCCAGAAGCGCTTCCGGGCGGCGGCGCCGGATTCCCTCGACCGTGGCAACGGCCAAGGCGATCCAACCCAAAAGGCAGGCCCAAGCGACAAGGTCCCCCGGGCCAGAGTCCGGTATCAAGGGCCGGCTGAAGTCCGCCTGAAGACCGACCCCCGCGGCCATGGGAAGGACGTAATGCAAGGTCCAAAAGCGCGCCACGCTCAGAGCCCGGTTCAGGGCCTCGGCGCCCTCGAAGTAGTCAAAACCCCCATGGAAGGGCCTGCCCAAGACCACGAAGCGCAGGGCTACGGCCGCGATCGTGGCGACCCAGAGCGCCCCGTGCAGGCGGACTCTGCGGCAGTCTCGACCTCGGCGCCAAACCCAATCCGAGGCCGCCAGAAAAAACGGGAACACGACCGCGACCTCCTTGGTCAAAAGAGCGAGAACGTACCAAAGAAGGCCTCCTCGCCAAAAAGAATTTTCTTTCTCCAATTCAAACCAAGACAGCAGGAGAAACAAAAGCGCCAAGATCTCGGAGCGCCCGGCGAGGTACGACACGGCCTCGACATGCACCGGCAGGACTGCGAAGAGAACCGCCGCTCCCAACGCGGCCGGCTCCTCCAGGCGGCGCCTGAGCGCGAGATACAGCGCGGCCACGACGCCGGCATGGAACAGAGCGTTGACCAGATGGAAGCCCCAAGGGGCCGCGCCCAAGAGAGCCCTGTTCAAGAAGTACGACAGCATCAAGACCGGGCGATACTCCTGGACCGGGGCCGCGGCGCCGAGGGCCCCCTCCCAATAGCCCATCGAGAGCAGGCGCGGCAGGAGGCGCCACCCGCGCAAAAGCGCGTTCTCGGCGATAATGTACCAATCGTCGCGGATGAAGCCTCGGGCGCAAAGAGAGGGCGAGAAGGCGGCGGCCGCCAAGGCGGCCAGGCACGAGGCACGCCAGGCGGGGCTCTTCCGGGCGGGAATCACCGACGGCAGTATATCAAAATAGTTTTACCTCACCTCCATAAAGAAGCCGGCAGGACAGGGCTTAGGCCAAAAGGCCTAGACTCATATGGGCACCAAGACCCTTCTCAGCACTCCGGACAGGCGCTATCATGGTCTCATGACAAAATTGACGACGGCCGCTCTTGTCGGCATCGCGTTGTGGCCCGCCGGCCGGGCCTGGGCGCAGACCGAGGACAAATTCATGAGTCCTTACCGCCAAGAGGGGCGCCCCGGGGATGGCCGATCCTCCGGAGACTGCGACCGCGGCGACCGCCGCCGCGAGGAAAGCCCTCCCGCCAAGGGCGATGAAGCCCCGGCGCCGAACGGCAGGCCCAAAACCACCGAAAAAAGCCACATGGATTCGGCCGCGCCTCCTCCCGCCAAAGGTAAGCCAGAGCCCTGCAAAGGACGCGGGAAGTGGCTAATAGATGCGGCGGCGGCCCTGGCCGCGCGCCTTGCCTCCCGAAGCTAGCGCGAGCGGGCGTTTGCGGCTATACTATCGGCGATGGAATCCGATGAAGCCGTGAAAACGGCCCGGCCCCCGGCCGAGCCGGGCTCTTCAAAAAAAATCCTCGTTTTGCTCATGGCCTCTGGCGCGGCTTTGTTGGGCTTGGCGGTCTTTGTATTACTGGCCCCTAGGCCCGGCGGAGACAAGCCCTCGGCAGCCTCGGCTCCCCAGAGCGAATCAGCTTTCATCGGAAGCTACGGCTACGTGGTCCGGCTACCCAAGGGCTACTCCGCCTCGCAAGGCTTCAAGGAAAACCAGCGCAGCGTCGAGATTGTGCATTTCTGCAAGAAGGGCACCGACCCCAGCAATTTCATCCACGAAGGACTCTACGGGCCCCTCGGCATCGTCAGGATGGATGTTCATCCCAGCCCCTTCGCCGAGGACCTAAACGGGCTGGAGGTCCTGTCGCGCATTCTTAAGTCCCGAATCCAGGCCCGCGGCGAGAAGTTTTCCCTAAAAAACCTGCCAGTCTCCTCCATGCGCGCCATACAGATCAACTACGAGGCGCCCTTCCCCAGGGTGGAAGCCTATATTCTGGGCCACAAGCTCTTGTACTCATTCACCGCCGGCCAGGATGACGATGTGTTCCACGAAATCATCCAGGGGCTGCGCGACGAGCAATCGGAGCTCTAGAAATTTCTAGGCCCTTTTTGGGCCTTGCCAATTCGCGCCCCTCGGGCTAAACTAGCGCGTCGCTCCCAATCTCGAAAACGGAGGTGCACGATCTTGAAGATTGTCTCGCGCAAATCCGCCGCACCCAAACAAAGAAGGCTCTCCAGAGCCAAGCCAGCGCCCGATATTTCTCCCGAGGAGGTGGATTGGCTCGAGCGCTTGGCCCTCGAGCATAGAAAAAGCGAGCAGGCCTGGCTTCAAATGACGGCCTCCGCGGGAGAGGACGAGGACCGTTGGTCCACCGTGGAAGAGCAGCTCTTGGTCAAGAGCCGGCAGCGTGATCCGTCGCCGCGCCGCTGGAAATACTTCGGCAAATAACGATTCTCCCCGAGAAACCGCCTGCCTAAAACGGCAGGCGGTTTTTTCATGTTATAATCAGTCATGCGCAGGCAGGACTCCCGGCGCGCCCTCCTTTTGATCCTTCTGGCCTTGATCCTGATCTCCGGGGCTTTGGCCGTATATAGCCTCGTCCTTTACCGCTGGCTTTGGCACCCCCCCGCCCGCTCCTTGCCGGCCGGCAGAGGCGCGCTCGGCCGGAGACTTGAGGATCTCGCGACGGCCCGCGGCGGTTTCCGCGAGAAATTTCTGGATCCCAAGTCTCACCTTCGCCTGGCAGAGGCTCTCTACCGCGCCAACCGCCCCGCGGACGCGTTTTACGTCATGCTCTTTGCTCGGGACCTGTTCAAGAGGCTCGAATTCAGCCGCGCTCACGAGCAAATCATCCTGGGCCAGGGGCAAAATCCGGAGCTGGCGGCTTATAAGGCCCAACTTTCCGCGGCCGATCCCGCCCAAAGCGTGCCGATCCTGGCCAAGCTCGCGCAGGCCGCGCCAGACAGCTTCGAAGGACGCTCCGCGGTCGAGGAGTTGTCGCGCCTGGCGCGCAAGAGCGAATTCGGCCCTTCCGGGGAAAGCGCTTACCTGTCCCGCGAGGCCCTCGAGGCTCTGCTCCGGGCCCAGCCCAGGAATCCCCAGATTTTCTCCGCTTTGGTTCTATCTCTTTGGGACCGCAGCGAGAAAAATTCCGTGCGCGCCGTGGTTGCCGAGACTCTCTCTCGCTATCCCCAGCACGCCGGGGCCCGGCAGCTGGAGGGCGTCTTGGCTCTCGAGGACGGACAAACCGACAAGGCGGTCCAGGCTTTCACTCTAGCCTGGGAAAACAACCCCAATGATCTCTTCAGCGCGCGAAAGTTGGCCCAGATCCATTACAAGCAGCGCGCCTTCCCGGAGGCGGCCCTGCCTTTTTACTTCGCTCTCTACCGCCAAAACCCCTCTGCCATAGACGGAGAGCCCGTGGAAACCATCCTGCGTCGAATTTGGGATGTACGAGCGGCGCAGACCGTCAGGGCGGCGGGGCCCGCGGCTCTCGAAGGGCTCCTGCGCTCCGAGGACGCTTCCCTGCGCGCCCAGGCCTGCGCCAAGGCCGCCGAACTCAAGGCCTCGGCCCTGGTCCCGCTCCTGGCGGAGCTCCTAGATGACGACGTCGAGATCGTGAGACATAACGCGGACTACGCGCTCTACCAGATCGCCCAGATAAACCCCCAGGCGATCCTTTCCCGCCGCCAAGCCTGGCTCTCCCAAGACAAGCTTTTCGCCCATGCGCGAGCGTTGGGCCTCTTCGCGGACTTAGATCCCCGCGCGACTTTGCCCCTGGCCATCCGGGCCCTCAAGGACACGCGTCCGGCCGTACGATACCTCGCCAAGACTTTGGTCTTCGACCACTACTACAAAAACGACCCCCGGGCGGCGGCGGCCCTGGCCGAGCACCTCAACGAGGAAAAGGATCCTCTTATCCTGGCACTCTACCGCCGTGGGAAATAAGCCTTGGAATTCTTCGACACCCATGCCCATCTGAGCGACCCTCTGTTCGACGCGGACCGAGACCTGGTCCTGGCTCGGGCTCTCGAGGCGGGTGTGGCCCAAGTGCTCGAAATCGCGGACAGCCCGGCGGATTGGGATAAGGCCGTAGCCTTGAGCCGGGCCCGGCCGCGCCAGGTGCGCTGCTCTCTGGGGCTGCACCCCTACCATGCCGATCAGTTTTCCCTGGATTTGATCAAGGATCTGGAGCAAAGGGTCCGGCTCCCCGAGGTCGCGGCGATCGGGGAGATCGGCCTCGACTACGTGAAAACCCAGATCCCGCGGCAAATCCAGCTCAAAGCCTTTGAGGATATCCTATCGGCGGCCCGCCGCTGGGAAAAGCCTGCCGTGATCCACTGCCGGGGAGCCTACCCGGACTTGCTGGGAGTCTGCGGCGGCCTATTCCCTTCCCCGCCCTCGGGCCGCCGCTTTTGGGGAGTGGTGCACTGCTTCTCGGGAAACGCCGAGAACGCCCTATTCCTGGCGGAGCGGGGCCTTGCCCTCGGAGTGGACGGCCCCATAACGTATCCCAAGAACGAGGACCTGCGGCGGGCCTTCCGCGCCGCGGGATCCTCCTGCCTAGTCCTAGAGACCGACAGCCCCTATCTCCCCCCCCAAAGCTCGCGCGGCAAGCGCAACGAGCCCCGCGCCATACCGGAAATCGCGGAGAAACTCTCGGAAACCCTAGGGCTGTCGGTGGAAGAAATCGCCCTCAAGACCACCGAGAATGCGCGCGCGCTGTACGGAATTAAGTGACAGTTACTTAATTCTTCGAGAGAATTAAGTAACTGTCACTTAATTCCGTCACCTATCCGAAAAGAATACGTTCTTGACCTCGCTGTAGAGCTCGAGGGCCTTCATGCCCAGCTCCCGTCCGAGGCCGGAGCTTTTGTAGCCGCCAAAGGGAGCCTCGAGATACACGCTGGTCGCGGTGTTGACGCTCAGCACCCCGCTCTGCACGGCCCTGGCCACGCGAATGGCCCGCCCGAGGTCCCGAGTCCAGATCGAGCCGGACAGGCCGTAAGGGGAATCATTGGCGATCTCGACGGCCTCTTCCTCGGTTTTGAAGGGAATCACGCACAGCACGGGGCCGAAAATCTCCTCCTGGACCACTGTCATCTTGGGTCCGGCCTTGGCAAGCACAGCGGGGCGGATGAAGGCGCCCTGGGACAAGTTCCCTTCAGAGGGGAATTCCCCCCCGCAGACCAGGCTGGCGCCCTCTCGCCGCCCGAGCTCGATATAGTCGGCGACCCTCTCCCTCTGCTTGCGAGAGATCATGGGCCCGACCTGCGTCTCTTTTCTGAGGGGGTCTCCGACGACAAGCTCCCGGGCGCCTTGGGTGATCTTCTCCACGAAGCGGTCGTAAACCTTGCTCTGGACGATGGCCCGCGAGCGGGCGCAGCAGTCCTGCCCGCAGTTGGAGAAAACCGAGAGCAGGGATTTCTCGACGCAATAGTCGAGCTCGGCGTCGTCGAAAACGATGTTGGGGGACTTGCCCCCGAGCTCGAGCGAGACCCGCTTGATCGTATCCGCGGCCGCCTTGCTGATCCGGACCCCCGTGGACGTCTCTCCGGTAAAGGATATCTTGCGCACCAAGGGATGGCCGGCCAAGGCCTCTCCCACGATACCTCCCGGCCCCGTCACGACGTTGACCACCCCCTCCGGAACCCCGGCCTCGGCGCAAATCTCGGCCAGGCGCAGGGCCGAGAGAGGGGTGTAGCTGGCGGGCTTCAAAACCACGGTGTTTCCGCAGGCCAGAGCCGGGGCCAGCTTCCAGCTCGCGATCAGGATGGGATAGTTCCACGGCACGATGAGGGCGCATACTCCCACGGGTTCGCGCAAGGTGACGTCGAGCCCGGAAGCGCCCGCCGGAATGGTCTCCCCGCAAAACTTGCTCACGGCCCCGGCATAGTACTCGAAGCAGTCCGCGACCACGGAAACCTCGTCCAAGGAGTCTGTTATGGGCTTGCCGGTGTTGCGGGTCTCTAGGAGCGCCAGCTCATCGCGGCGGTCGCGCACTCGGCGCGATATCTCGAAAAGAACGCGGGCCCGCTGCCTCGGAGACATTTTCCCCCAAGGGCCCCGGGCGGCACGGGCCGCGGCCTCCGCGGCGCGCGCGGCGTCCCCGGCGTCTGCTTTGGCCACGTAAGCGAGGATTTCCCCCGTGGCCGGATTGAACGCGGGGAAATCCTCGCCCGCGAGAGCGCCTTGAGGCTGTCCTCCGATCCAGAGCTGGTTTTTGGGGACGTCTGAGGTCTTCATAGGAGCTCCTGCGCGCCGGGGCGCCCTTAGAAATAATTCGAGGTTATTCCGCCGTCGACTACGAAGACCGCGCCGTTGGTCCAACTCGACTCGTCGCCGGCCAAATGCATGGCCAAGGCGACGACGTCCTCGGCTCGGCCGAAACGCCCCATGGGAATTCTATGGAGTCTCTTGGCTTTCTCCGCCGGTTCCTTGAGAAGCCATTGCGTGAGCAAGGGCGTCTCGATGGGACCGGGACAAATGGCGTTTGATCTCACTCCATTGGGTCCGAACTGCACGGCTAGGGACTTGGTGAGCGAGATCACCGCTCCTTTGGACGCCGTGTATGCGTCCTGGGGCACGCTGCAGCCCACGAGGGCCACAAAGGAAGCGATGTTGATGACCGATCCTCCTCCGCGTTTGAGCAGCTCGGGGATCCCGTGCTTGCAGACAAGGTAGACTCCCTTGACGTTGACCGCCAAGACTCGATCCCAAACGTCTTCCGTGGTGTCCACCACGGAATGATCGCCGCTTGGAAATATCCCCGCGTTATTGTAAAGAACGTCCATGCCGCCGAAGGCCTTCGCCGCCTCGGAAACGGCGCGGACGACGTCCCCCTCACGCGATACGTCGGCTTGGAGGGCCAGGGCCCGGCCCCCTGACTTGCGCGCGAGCGCCGCCGTCTCTTCGGCGGCCGCGCCGTTGACATCGCAGGCGGCAACGCTCGCTCCTTCCCGGCAGAACTCAAGGACCGCGCTCCGGCCCATGCCGGAGCCGGCCCCGGTGATGAGGCAGACTTTGCCCTTGAGTCTCAAAGCACGGCTATCTTAGTATTTCGAACCCCGCTTGCGCCACGGCCCGGGCCAGGCCAGTCTTCACGAGGTCGGTGCCGGCTCCCATGTGGGTCATCACGGTCAAGCTTCGCACGACACGGGAGCGGCCTTGAAGTTTTCCAATCAGGTAGGCGATGTCTTTGGCGGCGCTGCGCACATTGGTCACTTGGCCCTGGGCAAACCATCGTATCAGCCTGGAACCCGACTTCTTGCTGGGAAGGAGCTTCACCGTCACGGACGACTCGGTGACGAAAAGGTCACCCACCTCTTCCATTCTATGTTTGCCGGACATTGCGGCCTCCCATGTTACAAGAGTCGCGCGATGGCGTCTGGTTTTATTATAAGGGCCGCCCGGGCAAACTTGGTTGCGGAATTGTTTCAGGGAAAATCGCGAAAAATTGTCAAAGACGATCGAATGTTATAAAATAAAATCGCGAAATTGCGTCGAGGCACAAAATCCCGTCGTCGAGGAGAGACATGGCCAACTTGAAGAAGTCCGACTTACTGAAGGACACGATAGAGCATTTCGACATTACGAAGCACAACACGGTGGCGATGGTGGAGGCAATGTCCAAGATGTCGTTTACAGCCAGGGACCTTGCCCGCGCCAGCGACATCTACGACAAGATGCTCGGCGACAAGGACTGCAACGTCATACTCTGTCTGGCCGGGTCGCTCTTCTCGGCGGGCTTGAAGAAGATCGTATTCGACCTCGTCAACAACAACATGGTGGACGCCATCGTCTCCACGGGAGCCAACATCATCGACCAGGACTTCTTCGAGTCCCTGGGCTTCAAGCACTACAAGGGCACCAAATGGATCGACGACCATTCCCTGCGCGCGACCCGGATCGACCGCATCTACGACACCTTCATCGACGAGGACGAGTTGGGCGACACCGACGCGGTCACCTCGGAGATCGCCGGGACCCTCAAGCCCCGCCCCTATTCCTCCCGCGAGTTCATAGAGGAGATGGGCAAGTACCTGGTCAAGAACTGCAAGGTGAAGGACTCTGTGGTCCTGGCCAGCTACAAGAAAGGCGTGCCCGTCTTCGTCCCGGCCTTCTCGGACTGCTCGGCGGGCTTCGGGCTCCTGCACCACCAATGGCACAACCCGGAGGAGCACGTTTCCGTAGACTCGGCCAAGGACTTCCTGGAGCTGGTGCGCTGCAAGCTGGCCTCGAAGGAAACCGGCCTACTCATGCTCGGAGGCGGCGTGCCCAAGAACTTCGCCCAGGATATCACGGTCGGCCCCGAAATGCTCGGACTCGAAACCAAAATGCACAAGTACGCCATCCAAATCACGGTGGCCGACGAACGCGATGGGGCGCTATCCGGCTCCACGTTGCGCGAGGCCTGCTCCTGGGGCAAGGTGGACACGCTGCATGAGCAGATGGTCTACGCCGAGGCTTCTCTGGCCTTCCCGATACTCGCTTCCTACGCATACCATAAAGGGAACTGGCGCAGCCGCAAGGCCCGGAAGTTCAACGAGCTGCTCAACGACGAGAAGGCTCCCTTGCCCGCGGCCTTGCGCTAAAAATGCCATCGCGGGCCGTTCCCCCCATGACCCCGGCCGCGGAGATGGTCGAGGGCCAGTTCCTGGGGGTGACGGCCCCGCGAGAGAAGGCGCGCTTCATCGTCCTGCTCCTGCCCTTCGAGCGCACCACTTCCTATAAAAAAGGGACGGAGCATGGCCCCGCAAGGCTCTTGGACGGCTCCTTCGGCGTCGAGTTGTGGGATGAGGAGATCGGAAGCCAAACCTATCTTTCGGGAATACACACGGAGCCCGCTTTCGACTGCTCGCCGCCGGCGAAACTCCTTTTCCCTAAAATAAAGGAGAGAGTCAGGGAGCTCCTCAATTTCAAGTCTGTTCTCTTTTCAGTGGGAGGAGAACACTCCCTTTCTCAAGCGCTGATTCCACCTTTCATCGAAAGATACCCCGATCTTTCGATACTGCACTTCGACGCCCACGCGGACATGCGTTCCGAATACGAGGGTTCCCCCTTCAACCACGCCTGCGCCATGCACCCCATCTCCCGGAGATGCAAGGTCGTTCAGGTCGGCATCCGCTCCGTCGCCGAGGAGGAAGCGCATCTTCTCAACACGGGGAACGTCACGACCTTCTATCGCCACGAGCACCGGGACATGGGGAAGCTCCTCCCCAAGGTCCTAGAGGCCCTGACCGGAACGGTTTACATCAGCATCGACTTGGACGGCTTCGACCCGAGCGTGATCCCAGGCGTCGGGACCCCCCAGCCCGGAGGATTTGACTGGTTCGAGGGCCTTGAGCTTTTCAGGCGCGTGATTGAAAAAAAGAAAGTGGTGGGCGTGGACGTGATGGAGCTCTGCCCCCTCCAAGACACGGTAAACTCCGAGATAGCCGCGGCCAAGCTGATTTACCGACTCATGGGCTATATCGCACGAAAATAGGTCCAAAGGCCTATTCTCCGAGTAGATCCAAAGGCCCTGTTTTTCCCTCGCCGCGGCGCTATCCTATGATTATGAAAACATTACCCGGTCTTGCCTTGATTCTGCTCTGCTCCGATGCCTGGGCGACTCCAAAAGACCGTTTCGAGAGCGTCTTCGCGCAAGCCGAAGCCATCGCACAGTCGGCGCAGGAGGCTTCCCTCTGCAAGCAAAAGCTCGAGCCCTTCCGGGAGATGATGGCGGAGCAATATAAGAGCGTGGAAAGCTACGCGTTCTTCCCGGAAAACAAGGACCTCCTCTTTCTCAAGTGTCCCATACGACCCTATGCCGTCAGCGTCAAGCGCTGCGACTTAAAGACCGGGGAATACGAGCTGGTGCTGGTTTACTCGGCATTGTCCGAGAGATACGACTCCCCCGGGCACTACCTTATTACGGAAGCCACCGTGTACAGGCACAAATGGCGGACCTGGGACGAGAGAGTGGTCCGGCGGGGCAATTTAGGAAAGTGGCGGTTTCGTGAAAGCTCCAAGGCCGTGCCCGGAACCCGGAGCTCGGGCTCGGCCGCGGGCGTGCGGCCCGCTCAAGCCGATATTTACAAGGCGGTATGGTACACCAAGGACATGACCACCGCCGCCGCGCCTCTCCACAACAGCCGCTTCACCTGCCGGGTGACCGAAGAGCACAAACTCGCGTTTCCCAAGAGTTTCTTTCCTTAAATCCGCTCGAAGTTTCTCCCCCTCTCCCAGCAGGTAACGGACTGGTCGAAGGCGGCCTGCTCTGCCCGGGCCGTCAACAGATAGTGCTTAAGGACTTTTTCCCCGAAGAGAGAGGCGGCGATTTTAGAGCTCTCCAGGCAGGCAATGGCCTCGCTCAGAGACCCCGGAACGGGCTCGGCCGAAGACTGGTAGGCGTTGCCCTTGAGCTCGGGCGGCGGGGCGATTTTATTTTCTATGCCGTAAAGCCCGGCCGCAATCGTGGCCGCGAAGGCGAGGTAGGGATTGGCGTCGGCCCCGGGAATTCGATTCTCTATTCTAAAGGAATCCCCCTCCCCCACCACCCGGAAGCCGCAGGTGCGATTGTCCTTGCCCCAGGCGATGCGGGTCGGCGCGAAGGTGGCGGACTGATATCTTTTGTAGGAATTGACCGTCGGGGCGTAGAAAAAAGCCAGGTCCCTGGCCAAGGCCATCATCCCGCCTAAAAAGTGCCCGAACAACTTGCTGGGTTTCCCCCCATCCCGGAACAGGGCCTTGCGGCCGGCCTTGTCCCAGAGGCTCGCATGAATATGACAGCTCGAGCCGGCGAGTTTGGAGTCGTATTTGGCCATGAAGGTCAGGCTTACTCCCCTGCCCATGGCGATCTCCTTGGCCCCGTGCTTATATAAGGTATGGCGGTCCGCCATTTCCAGGGCCGGCGCGTAGCCCAAATTGATTTCGTGCTGCCCCGGACCCCATTCCCCCTTGGAGCACTCCACGGGAATGCCGGACTTCTCCATCTGCTGGCGTATCTCCGCGACCACGAATTCCTCCTTGGCCCCTTGCAGGATGTGGTAGTCCTCTATGTAGGAGCCGAAAGGCTCGAGCCCGTGGAAATTCTTTTTCTGCGCCGACTCGTAGGTTTCGCGGAAAAGGTAGAATTCGAGTTCAGAGGCCAGCTTCAGGCTGAAGCCTCTACGGGCCGCCTTCTCGATCTGGACCTGTAGGATGCGGCGAGGAGATTCTTCTATCGCCTTGCCCTCCTCGTCTACGAGGTCGCAGATGACGAAAGCGGTCCCGGGGCTCCAAGAGAGCTCCCTCGCCGTCGAGAAATCGGGAACCATGAGGAAATCCTGATACCCCCTCTCCCAACTCGTGAGCGCGTAGCCGGGCACCGGAATCATCTCCATGTCCACCGTCAGGAGGTAGGCGCAGGCGTGAGAGCCGCGCTCCAGGACATTCTCGACGAAGTGCCTGGCCGTGAGGCGCTTGCCCATCCAACGGCCCTGCATGTCCGGGAAGGCCAAGAGGACGGTATGAATTCTGCCTGAGCGAAGCGCTGACAAGAGCTGGGGGCGAGATCCTTTCTTAATTTCTGGTGGCATGCTGCAGATTTTAAATCAATTCATGGAAGAGGGCAAGTAGAAGTAAACAACACTATATGACATTATATACAAATATAAATACATATCAAAACATCAAACAATAAAATATGCACACTACACATACTACATGCTTGACAATACCACGGACATCTGATAACATCCAAACGACTCACTTCCATAAAAGCATTGCTGGTTTCCACGAGGAAACTCGAGAAACAGCGCCGATTAAGGAGATAACGTGGCAGAAGTCATTTCCATTGCAAATCAGAAGGGGGGGGTCGGCAAGACCACCACGGCGGTCAATTTATCCGCGGCTCTGGCGCAATTAGGGCAGGAAACCTTGCTCATAGATTTGGACCCGCAAGGGAATGCCACGTCTGGACTGGGATTTGATAAGAAAACTTGCTCCCCGAACGTCTACCATGTATTAGTGGAATTGATGCCTATAGAAAAAACCATCAAAGAGACGGCCATTCCCCTACACTACTTACTGGGTTCCGGCAAGGAGCTAATAGGCGCCGAAGTAGAGCTGACTACCGCCCTGGCCCGGGACAGCAGGCTAAGAGGGGCTCTCGCAACCATCAAAAGTCGGTTTAAATACATTATTTTAGACTGCCCTCCCTCATTGGGACTATTGACTATAAATGCCCTAAACGCTTCCGACAAGGTGCTTATACCGATCCAGGGGGAATACTACGCCATGGAGGGACTGGCCCAGTTCATGGAGGCTATAAACAAGGTCAAGGCCATCCTCAATCCCCGCCTGGAATTGGAGGGGGGGTTGCTCACCATGTTCGATTCCCGCATGACCTTGTCCAACCAAGTCAAGGACGAGGTCGGCAAATTCTTTGGCCCCAGTCTATTCAACACCATCATCCCCCGGAATGTGCGCATGGCCGAGGCCCCTGGATTTGGGCAAAGCATATTCCAGTACGATCATAGGTCCAGGGGAGCGGAGGCCTACCTAAACCTGGCCCGAGAGTTCCTGGCCAGGAGGGGGACCACTTTGTCGAGCCCAGCCATCCCGGCCCCGGAACAGCCTGAACAAAAAGAAAATAATAGTGAAGAAGTCATGGAGAATCCCGTATGAGAAAAGCTCTCGGAAGAGGC encodes the following:
- a CDS encoding TatD family hydrolase, with the translated sequence MEFFDTHAHLSDPLFDADRDLVLARALEAGVAQVLEIADSPADWDKAVALSRARPRQVRCSLGLHPYHADQFSLDLIKDLEQRVRLPEVAAIGEIGLDYVKTQIPRQIQLKAFEDILSAARRWEKPAVIHCRGAYPDLLGVCGGLFPSPPSGRRFWGVVHCFSGNAENALFLAERGLALGVDGPITYPKNEDLRRAFRAAGSSCLVLETDSPYLPPQSSRGKRNEPRAIPEIAEKLSETLGLSVEEIALKTTENARALYGIK
- a CDS encoding tetratricopeptide repeat protein; this translates as MIPARKSPAWRASCLAALAAAAFSPSLCARGFIRDDWYIIAENALLRGWRLLPRLLSMGYWEGALGAAAPVQEYRPVLMLSYFLNRALLGAAPWGFHLVNALFHAGVVAALYLALRRRLEEPAALGAAVLFAVLPVHVEAVSYLAGRSEILALLFLLLSWFELEKENSFWRGGLLWYVLALLTKEVAVVFPFFLAASDWVWRRGRDCRRVRLHGALWVATIAAVALRFVVLGRPFHGGFDYFEGAEALNRALSVARFWTLHYVLPMAAGVGLQADFSRPLIPDSGPGDLVAWACLLGWIALAVATVEGIRRRRPEALLGLIFFLPLLPTSHLVIRLDTIGAERFLYIPSISFCVAAAWALRRRLILAGLLAALYAGQSLARQPAWLSDRSYAEAALRGNPVSAGAWSALGVCLAREGRAAEAEEALRRAVSVNPRHPAAYFNLGLLYYKQGRLGEADRMVGAATNGNSGDADAWSLRGLLAERRGAAGEALKAYARALELRPWDAVAHFNLGRLALASGRRDLAATHFREYLALAPDAEDAARIRKLVEAPLNP
- a CDS encoding deoxyhypusine synthase, which produces MANLKKSDLLKDTIEHFDITKHNTVAMVEAMSKMSFTARDLARASDIYDKMLGDKDCNVILCLAGSLFSAGLKKIVFDLVNNNMVDAIVSTGANIIDQDFFESLGFKHYKGTKWIDDHSLRATRIDRIYDTFIDEDELGDTDAVTSEIAGTLKPRPYSSREFIEEMGKYLVKNCKVKDSVVLASYKKGVPVFVPAFSDCSAGFGLLHHQWHNPEEHVSVDSAKDFLELVRCKLASKETGLLMLGGGVPKNFAQDITVGPEMLGLETKMHKYAIQITVADERDGALSGSTLREACSWGKVDTLHEQMVYAEASLAFPILASYAYHKGNWRSRKARKFNELLNDEKAPLPAALR
- a CDS encoding glucose 1-dehydrogenase, with amino-acid sequence MRLKGKVCLITGAGSGMGRSAVLEFCREGASVAACDVNGAAAEETAALARKSGGRALALQADVSREGDVVRAVSEAAKAFGGMDVLYNNAGIFPSGDHSVVDTTEDVWDRVLAVNVKGVYLVCKHGIPELLKRGGGSVINIASFVALVGCSVPQDAYTASKGAVISLTKSLAVQFGPNGVRSNAICPGPIETPLLTQWLLKEPAEKAKRLHRIPMGRFGRAEDVVALAMHLAGDESSWTNGAVFVVDGGITSNYF
- a CDS encoding aldehyde dehydrogenase, whose translation is MKTSDVPKNQLWIGGQPQGALAGEDFPAFNPATGEILAYVAKADAGDAARAAEAAARAARGPWGKMSPRQRARVLFEISRRVRDRRDELALLETRNTGKPITDSLDEVSVVADCFEYYAGAVSKFCGETIPAGASGLDVTLREPVGVCALIVPWNYPILIASWKLAPALACGNTVVLKPASYTPLSALRLAEICAEAGVPEGVVNVVTGPGGIVGEALAGHPLVRKISFTGETSTGVRISKAAADTIKRVSLELGGKSPNIVFDDAELDYCVEKSLLSVFSNCGQDCCARSRAIVQSKVYDRFVEKITQGARELVVGDPLRKETQVGPMISRKQRERVADYIELGRREGASLVCGGEFPSEGNLSQGAFIRPAVLAKAGPKMTVVQEEIFGPVLCVIPFKTEEEAVEIANDSPYGLSGSIWTRDLGRAIRVARAVQSGVLSVNTATSVYLEAPFGGYKSSGLGRELGMKALELYSEVKNVFFSDR
- the speB gene encoding agmatinase, giving the protein MPSRAVPPMTPAAEMVEGQFLGVTAPREKARFIVLLLPFERTTSYKKGTEHGPARLLDGSFGVELWDEEIGSQTYLSGIHTEPAFDCSPPAKLLFPKIKERVRELLNFKSVLFSVGGEHSLSQALIPPFIERYPDLSILHFDAHADMRSEYEGSPFNHACAMHPISRRCKVVQVGIRSVAEEEAHLLNTGNVTTFYRHEHRDMGKLLPKVLEALTGTVYISIDLDGFDPSVIPGVGTPQPGGFDWFEGLELFRRVIEKKKVVGVDVMELCPLQDTVNSEIAAAKLIYRLMGYIARK